A genomic region of Zalophus californianus isolate mZalCal1 chromosome 1, mZalCal1.pri.v2, whole genome shotgun sequence contains the following coding sequences:
- the VPS26C gene encoding vacuolar protein sorting-associated protein 26C: protein MGTSLDIKIKRANKVYHAGEVLSGVVVISGKDSVQHQGVSLTVEGSVNLQLSAKSVGVFEAFYNSVKPIQIINSTIEMVKPGKFPSGKTEIPFEFPLHVKGNKVLYETYHGVFVNIQYTLRCDMRRSLLAKDLTKTCEFIVHSAPQKGKLTPSPVDFTITPETLQNVKERALLPKFLIRGHLNSTNCIITQPLTGELVVESSEAAIKSIELQLVRVETCGCAEGYARDATEIQNIQIADGDVCRSLSIPIYMVFPRLFTCPTLETTNFKVEFEVNIVVLLHADHLITENFPLKLCRM from the exons GAAGTGCTCTCGGGCGTGGTGGTCATATCTGGTAAGGATTCAGTCCAGCACCAGGGAGTGTCTTTGACAGTGGAAGGAAGTGTGAACCTCCAGCTCAGTGCCAAGAGTGTGGGTGTGTTCGAGGCATTCTATAATTCCGTTAAG CCTATCCAGATTATCAACAGTACCATTGAAATGGTGAAGCCAGGGAAATTTCCCAGTGGCAAAACGGAAATTCCTTTTGAGTTTCCCCTGCACGTGAAGGGCAACAAAGTTCTGTACGAGACTTATCACGGTGTGTTCGTCAACATTCAG TATACGCTGCGCTGTGATATGAGGCGGTCTCTGTTGGCCAAGGACTTGACAAAGACCTGCGAATTCATCGTTCACTCTGCC CCTCAGAAGGGGAAGTTGACCCCGAGTCCTGTGGACTTCACCATTACACCTGAAACCCTACAGAACGTCAAAGAG agAGCCTTGCTCCCCAAATTTCTCATCAGAGGACATCTCAACTCCACCAACTGCATCATCACACAGCCGCTGACAGGGGAGCTGGTGGTTGAGAGCTCGGAGGCCGCCATCAAGAGCATAGAGCTGCAGCTGGTCCGCGTGGAGACCTGTG GGTGTGCAGAAGGCTATGCCCGAGACGCCACAGAGATTCAGAATATTCAGATCGCTGATGGAGATGTGTGTCGGAGCCTCTCCATCCCCATCTACATGGTGTTCCCCCGGCTGTTCACCTGCCCTACGCTGGAAACCACCAACTTCAAAGTGG AATTTGAGGTTAACATTGTTGTGCTGCTTCACGCGGATCACCTCATCACGGAGAACTTTCCACTGAAGCTCTGCAGGATGTAG